The Stenotrophomonas maltophilia genome includes a region encoding these proteins:
- the queG gene encoding tRNA epoxyqueuosine(34) reductase QueG, which produces MSPAPIPVDPAQAVQRIRELARAHGFQRCGIAGIELGEDEAHLADWLGQGLYGTMDWMARHGTLRARPAELLPGTVRVISVGMDYSHKDDTEAWATLADPGRAYVARYALGRDYHKLMRNRLQKLATQINDEVAPLGYRVFVDSAPVLERALARNAGLGWIGKHTCLIDRHGGSWFFIGEIYIDIPLPIDAPATAHCGTCTRCIDVCPTQAITGPQRLDARRCISYLTIEHDGAIPEDMRPLIGNRIYGCDDCQLVCPWNKFAKRTDEADFRARNNLDTARLDQLFAWDEAEFLRRTEGSPIRRSGHERWLRNIAVALGNAPSSAEALAALHTRVDDPSPLVREHVQWALGQHTVR; this is translated from the coding sequence ATGTCCCCCGCCCCCATCCCTGTCGATCCGGCCCAGGCCGTGCAGCGCATCCGCGAACTGGCGCGTGCGCATGGCTTCCAGCGCTGCGGTATTGCCGGCATCGAGCTGGGCGAGGACGAGGCGCACCTGGCCGACTGGCTGGGCCAGGGCCTGTACGGCACGATGGACTGGATGGCGCGCCACGGCACCCTGCGTGCGCGCCCGGCCGAGCTGCTGCCCGGCACCGTACGGGTGATCTCGGTGGGCATGGACTACAGCCACAAGGACGACACCGAAGCCTGGGCAACCCTGGCCGACCCGGGCCGCGCCTACGTGGCCCGTTACGCATTGGGCCGCGACTACCACAAGCTGATGCGCAACCGCCTGCAGAAGCTGGCCACGCAGATCAACGATGAAGTGGCACCGCTGGGCTACCGCGTGTTCGTCGATTCGGCGCCCGTGCTGGAACGCGCACTGGCGCGCAATGCCGGCCTGGGCTGGATCGGCAAGCACACCTGCCTGATCGACCGCCATGGCGGCTCCTGGTTCTTCATCGGCGAGATCTACATCGATATCCCGCTGCCGATCGATGCACCGGCCACGGCACACTGCGGCACCTGCACGCGCTGCATCGATGTCTGCCCGACCCAGGCCATCACCGGCCCGCAGCGGCTGGACGCGCGGCGCTGTATTTCCTACCTGACCATCGAGCACGACGGTGCCATCCCCGAAGACATGCGGCCGTTGATCGGCAACCGCATCTACGGCTGTGACGACTGCCAGCTGGTCTGCCCCTGGAACAAGTTCGCCAAGCGTACCGACGAAGCCGATTTCCGCGCGCGCAACAACCTCGACACTGCCCGTCTGGACCAGCTGTTTGCCTGGGACGAAGCTGAATTCCTGCGCCGTACCGAAGGCAGCCCGATCCGGCGCAGCGGCCATGAACGCTGGCTGCGCAACATCGCCGTGGCACTGGGCAATGCACCGTCCTCGGCCGAAGCGTTGGCCGCGTTGCATACCCGCGTCGATGATCCCTCGCCGCTGGTGCGTGAACACGTGCAGTGGGCGCTGGGCCAGCACACGGTGCGCTGA
- a CDS encoding M48 family metallopeptidase — protein MRNDPFSRSSQGPQRRGLFGNIRWWVLLLAAGYALFYWFSNRTVDPYTGEKVMIDSSLDARQETALGLQAYQQILSQERPIDPNAPIARDVRDIAQRLIAKVDVVETALAQEHGVQPAHFARDFQWEVNVIPSDQANAFCLPGGKMAVYTGLVPVARTRDAMAVVMGHEIAHALLRHGAQRMAQQKLTQIGQVAGAASGMDAQQQQMMMSAMGYGYLLPYARSHETQADEVGLMLAAAACFDPREAVPLWQRMGQASGGQAPPEFASTHPNPGTRIQNLQALMPKALEYRQKFCEQAK, from the coding sequence ATGCGCAACGATCCCTTCTCCCGCTCGTCGCAAGGCCCACAGCGGCGTGGCCTGTTCGGCAACATCCGCTGGTGGGTGCTGCTGCTGGCCGCCGGCTATGCGCTGTTCTACTGGTTCTCCAACCGCACGGTCGATCCGTACACCGGCGAGAAGGTGATGATCGACAGCAGCCTGGACGCGCGCCAGGAAACCGCGCTGGGGCTGCAGGCCTACCAGCAGATCCTGTCGCAGGAACGGCCGATAGACCCCAATGCACCGATCGCGCGCGATGTGCGCGATATCGCCCAGCGCCTGATTGCCAAGGTGGACGTGGTGGAGACCGCGCTGGCCCAGGAGCACGGCGTGCAGCCGGCGCATTTCGCGCGGGATTTCCAGTGGGAAGTGAATGTGATCCCGTCCGACCAGGCCAATGCGTTCTGCCTGCCGGGCGGCAAGATGGCGGTCTACACCGGGCTGGTGCCGGTAGCACGCACCCGCGATGCGATGGCGGTGGTGATGGGGCATGAGATCGCCCATGCGCTGCTGCGCCATGGTGCACAGCGCATGGCCCAGCAGAAGCTGACCCAGATCGGCCAGGTGGCCGGCGCCGCCAGCGGCATGGATGCGCAGCAGCAACAGATGATGATGTCGGCGATGGGCTATGGCTACCTGCTGCCGTATGCGCGCAGCCACGAGACACAGGCGGATGAAGTGGGGCTGATGCTGGCCGCAGCGGCGTGCTTCGATCCCCGCGAGGCGGTGCCGCTGTGGCAGCGCATGGGCCAGGCGAGTGGCGGCCAGGCACCGCCGGAGTTTGCCTCCACCCACCCGAACCCGGGCACCCGCATCCAGAACCTGCAGGCGCTGATGCCGAAGGCGCTCGAGTACCGGCAGAAGTTCTGCGAGCAGGCGAAGTAG
- a CDS encoding N-acetylmuramoyl-L-alanine amidase, producing MRPGNRLIAVCAAVGLGLASVSAWAGEVRQVLLNTGATGTRAEISLVGSGGYKTLSLAGPNRLVVDFPDSSAIRNLKMPAAQGVVTAVRTGQPVPGTFRVVFDLAESVAPFRPQMQREGNESKLVIEWPGDGPAMAASRPAATPAVQPQAPVATPGPTPAESAQSRSDAARATALLTAQVRQQASATAAAPATPTPAPSTAPAQVAAAGTVASSSPSSSPAAILAGQRTAAVVTTPPATVPAPAPTPVEPPRPAMPSDASRIRMQAGMRHLVVAIDPGHGGQDPGAIGPTGKREKDVTLAVARELARQVNATPGLKAYLTRDSDVFIPLPMRAQKARANKADIFISIHADAAENRSATGSSVYVLSTKGASSQRARWLADKENAADLVGGVRLQQTEGTLANVLLDLAQSGYMKASEDAAGHVLGGLKRIGNNHKPNIERANFAVLRTSDMPAMLVETAFISNPDEERRLIDPAYQRKIAGAVLDGVHTFFSRQPPPGTLYAARAQAEIDAAGTMAGGSK from the coding sequence ATGCGCCCGGGGAACCGTCTCATCGCTGTCTGTGCCGCCGTCGGACTGGGTCTGGCGAGCGTCAGTGCGTGGGCCGGTGAAGTCCGCCAGGTCCTGCTGAATACCGGCGCCACCGGCACCCGTGCCGAGATCTCGCTGGTCGGCAGTGGCGGCTACAAGACGCTTTCTCTGGCCGGTCCGAACCGTCTGGTGGTCGACTTCCCTGACTCCAGCGCCATACGCAACCTGAAGATGCCGGCTGCGCAGGGCGTGGTCACGGCGGTGCGTACCGGACAGCCGGTGCCGGGCACCTTCCGTGTCGTTTTCGACCTCGCTGAATCGGTGGCGCCGTTCCGCCCGCAGATGCAGCGCGAGGGCAATGAATCCAAGCTGGTGATCGAATGGCCGGGCGATGGCCCGGCCATGGCCGCCAGCCGTCCGGCAGCGACACCGGCGGTGCAGCCGCAGGCACCGGTGGCGACGCCCGGGCCGACCCCGGCTGAAAGCGCACAGTCGCGTTCCGATGCCGCACGTGCGACCGCACTGCTGACCGCGCAGGTGCGGCAGCAGGCCAGTGCCACTGCCGCCGCACCGGCCACGCCGACCCCGGCGCCGTCCACCGCGCCGGCCCAGGTTGCGGCGGCCGGTACCGTGGCCAGCAGCTCACCTTCTTCCTCGCCGGCCGCGATCCTGGCCGGCCAGCGCACCGCCGCCGTGGTGACCACGCCGCCGGCTACCGTGCCTGCACCGGCGCCGACGCCGGTGGAACCGCCGCGCCCGGCCATGCCCAGCGATGCCTCGCGCATCCGCATGCAGGCCGGCATGCGTCATCTGGTGGTCGCCATCGATCCCGGCCACGGTGGCCAGGATCCCGGCGCGATCGGCCCGACCGGCAAGCGCGAAAAGGATGTCACCCTGGCGGTGGCGCGTGAGCTGGCCCGCCAGGTCAATGCGACGCCGGGCCTGAAGGCCTATCTGACCCGCGACAGCGACGTGTTCATCCCGCTGCCGATGCGTGCGCAGAAGGCACGTGCAAACAAGGCCGACATCTTCATTTCGATCCATGCCGACGCGGCCGAAAACCGTTCGGCCACTGGTTCGTCGGTATACGTGCTGTCGACCAAGGGCGCCTCTTCGCAGCGCGCCCGCTGGCTGGCGGACAAGGAAAACGCGGCCGACCTGGTGGGGGGCGTGCGCCTGCAGCAGACCGAAGGCACGCTTGCCAACGTGCTGCTGGACCTTGCCCAGAGCGGTTACATGAAGGCATCTGAAGATGCCGCCGGCCACGTGCTGGGCGGCCTGAAGCGGATCGGCAACAACCACAAGCCGAACATCGAACGTGCGAACTTCGCGGTGCTGCGCACCTCGGACATGCCGGCGATGCTGGTGGAAACCGCGTTCATCTCCAACCCGGACGAAGAGCGCCGCCTGATCGACCCGGCCTACCAGCGCAAGATCGCCGGCGCCGTGCTCGATGGCGTGCACACCTTCTTCAGCCGCCAGCCACCGCCGGGCACGCTGTACGCAGCCCGTGCCCAGGCCGAGATCGACGCTGCCGGGACCATGGCCGGCGGCAGCAAGTAA
- the mutL gene encoding DNA mismatch repair endonuclease MutL, with protein sequence MSAPGPRPIRPLPEILINQIAAGEVVERPASVVKELVENAIDAGASRVDIDLEEGGVRLIRIRDNGSGIAPEQLPLAVSRHATSKIADLDDLESVATLGFRGEALPSIASVSRFTLSSRRAHDEHGSALQIEGGKIGEVTPRAHAPGTTVEVRELFYNVPARRKFLRAERTELGHIEEWLRSLALARPDVELRVSHNGKASRRYKPGDLYSDARLAETLGEDFANQAVRVDHSGAGLRLHGWIAQPHYSRASADQQYLYVNGRSVRDRSVAHAVKMAYGDVLYHGRQPAYVLFLELDPTRVDVNVHPAKHEVRFRDSRLVHDFVYRTLKDALADTRAGMSAQEIGAGPVHPVDAAAAPMASSAGASGFGLARGPAPGAGSGGGGGGFSGWRPQQPLGLQVADAPAAYAALYAAPAGAERGAALPPMPTENGLPVTSADAGVPPLGYAIAQLHGIYILAENAEGLIVVDMHAAHERIGYERLKNAHDGIGLQSQPLLVPITLAVGEREADTAESEAETLAALGFEVTRAGPGSLHVRSIPALLAHAEPEGLLRDVLTDLREHGQSRRVASARDELLSTMACHGAVRANRRLTVPEMNALLRDMEITERSGQCNHGRPTWARFSLAEIDRWFLRGR encoded by the coding sequence ATGAGCGCGCCCGGACCGCGCCCGATCCGGCCGTTGCCGGAAATCCTGATCAACCAGATCGCCGCCGGCGAAGTGGTCGAACGTCCTGCGTCAGTGGTCAAGGAGCTGGTCGAGAACGCGATCGATGCCGGTGCCAGCCGCGTTGATATCGATCTTGAAGAGGGTGGTGTCCGCCTGATCCGCATCCGCGACAATGGCAGTGGCATCGCGCCGGAACAGCTGCCGCTGGCGGTCTCGCGCCACGCCACCAGCAAGATCGCCGATCTGGACGACCTCGAATCGGTGGCCACGCTCGGGTTCCGTGGCGAAGCATTGCCGTCGATCGCCTCGGTCAGCCGTTTCACCCTGTCCTCGCGTCGCGCACATGATGAACACGGTTCGGCGCTGCAGATCGAAGGCGGCAAGATCGGCGAAGTGACGCCGCGCGCGCATGCGCCGGGCACCACGGTGGAAGTGCGCGAGCTGTTCTACAACGTACCGGCGCGGCGCAAGTTCCTGCGCGCCGAGCGTACCGAACTGGGGCATATCGAAGAGTGGTTGCGTTCGCTGGCGCTTGCGCGACCGGATGTCGAGCTGCGCGTGTCGCACAACGGCAAGGCCTCGCGCCGCTACAAGCCGGGCGATCTGTATTCCGATGCGCGCCTGGCCGAAACGCTGGGCGAGGATTTCGCCAACCAGGCCGTGCGCGTCGACCACAGTGGTGCCGGCCTGCGCCTGCACGGCTGGATCGCGCAACCGCATTACTCGCGCGCCAGCGCCGACCAGCAGTACCTGTACGTCAACGGCCGTTCGGTGCGCGACCGCAGCGTCGCCCATGCGGTGAAGATGGCTTACGGCGATGTGCTGTACCACGGCCGCCAGCCAGCCTATGTGCTGTTCCTCGAGCTCGACCCGACCCGCGTTGACGTCAACGTGCACCCGGCCAAGCACGAGGTTCGCTTCCGTGATTCGCGGCTGGTGCACGATTTCGTCTACCGCACGCTGAAGGACGCGCTGGCTGATACCCGCGCCGGCATGTCGGCGCAGGAGATCGGTGCGGGTCCGGTGCATCCGGTGGACGCCGCTGCTGCACCGATGGCATCGAGCGCGGGCGCATCGGGTTTCGGGCTGGCGCGTGGACCTGCGCCCGGTGCCGGCTCGGGTGGCGGTGGTGGTGGTTTTTCCGGCTGGCGCCCGCAGCAGCCCCTTGGACTGCAGGTGGCCGATGCACCGGCGGCCTATGCCGCGCTGTATGCCGCGCCGGCCGGCGCCGAACGCGGTGCTGCGCTGCCGCCGATGCCGACCGAGAACGGACTGCCGGTGACCAGTGCCGACGCCGGCGTACCGCCGCTGGGCTACGCGATCGCGCAGCTGCACGGCATCTACATCCTGGCCGAGAACGCAGAAGGCCTGATCGTGGTCGACATGCATGCCGCGCACGAGCGCATCGGCTACGAGCGCCTGAAGAACGCGCACGATGGTATCGGCCTGCAGTCGCAGCCGCTGCTGGTGCCGATCACACTCGCCGTGGGCGAGCGCGAAGCCGACACCGCCGAAAGTGAAGCCGAAACGTTGGCGGCGCTCGGCTTCGAGGTGACCCGTGCCGGTCCCGGATCGCTGCACGTGCGTAGTATTCCAGCGCTGTTGGCGCATGCCGAACCGGAGGGGCTGCTGCGCGATGTGCTGACCGACCTGCGCGAGCACGGCCAGAGCCGCCGCGTGGCCAGCGCACGTGACGAACTGCTGTCGACCATGGCCTGTCACGGTGCGGTGCGTGCCAACCGGCGCCTGACCGTGCCGGAAATGAACGCGCTGCTGCGCGACATGGAAATCACCGAACGGTCTGGCCAGTGCAACCACGGCCGGCCGACCTGGGCCCGTTTTTCGCTGGCGGAGATCGACCGCTGGTTCCTGCGCGGACGTTGA
- a CDS encoding bifunctional ADP-dependent NAD(P)H-hydrate dehydratase/NAD(P)H-hydrate epimerase: protein MANLADLFDSAAARALDAQASALAAESGWGLMAQAGQAAWQCLLQHWPQAQRIGVVVGAGNNGGDGLVLARHARKAGRAVTVIALPGKPPATSLAQRAASEFTSDGGTITDFDGALPEVDIWVDALFGLGFDRAPEGVAQALITALNAQTAPVLALDVPSGVDADRGAVPGEAVKAALTLQFIVPHRGLYTGDALDHCGRKALAPLQLPTAAWQGVSPAAEHWTQARLPALLPPRRANTHKGESGHVLCVGGNHGSGGAIAMAAEAALRAGAGLLSLATRRDHVGPLLARLPEAMTHALEDGDVLPALLDKARVVAIGPGLGQDEWARAMFAQLLDSDKALVVDADALNLLAQDPRALPEAILTPHPGEAARLLDCSTADIQADRYRCAQALAERFHAVVVLKGAGSIVTAPGQVPRLIAAGNPGMAVGGMGDLLTGIIASLRAQGLAAFDAAATGALLHALAGDAAAADGARGMLPTDLLVPLRQLANPERSS, encoded by the coding sequence ATGGCCAACCTTGCCGATCTTTTCGATTCCGCTGCCGCGCGTGCGCTTGATGCGCAGGCCTCGGCGCTGGCCGCCGAGAGTGGTTGGGGCCTGATGGCGCAGGCCGGCCAGGCCGCCTGGCAGTGCCTGCTGCAGCATTGGCCGCAGGCGCAGCGGATCGGCGTGGTGGTCGGAGCAGGCAACAACGGTGGCGACGGCCTGGTGCTGGCCCGCCATGCACGGAAGGCCGGGCGCGCGGTGACGGTGATCGCCTTGCCGGGCAAGCCACCGGCGACGTCGCTGGCACAGCGTGCAGCATCGGAATTCACGTCCGACGGCGGCACCATCACCGATTTCGACGGCGCGCTGCCCGAGGTCGATATCTGGGTCGATGCCCTGTTCGGTCTGGGCTTCGACCGTGCGCCGGAAGGTGTGGCGCAGGCGCTGATCACCGCCCTCAACGCGCAGACGGCACCGGTTCTGGCGCTGGACGTCCCCAGTGGCGTCGATGCCGACCGGGGCGCCGTACCGGGCGAGGCGGTGAAGGCTGCTTTGACCCTGCAGTTCATCGTGCCGCATCGCGGGCTGTATACCGGCGATGCGCTGGATCATTGCGGGCGGAAGGCGTTGGCGCCGCTGCAGCTACCCACGGCCGCATGGCAGGGCGTGTCACCCGCCGCAGAGCACTGGACCCAGGCTCGCTTGCCGGCACTGCTGCCGCCGCGCCGCGCCAATACCCACAAGGGCGAATCCGGGCACGTGCTATGCGTCGGCGGCAACCATGGCAGCGGTGGGGCCATCGCGATGGCGGCCGAAGCGGCACTGCGTGCCGGCGCGGGACTGTTGAGCCTGGCCACCCGGCGCGATCACGTCGGCCCGTTGCTGGCCCGGCTTCCCGAGGCGATGACCCATGCGCTTGAAGATGGCGATGTGCTGCCGGCGCTGCTGGACAAGGCCAGGGTGGTGGCGATCGGCCCCGGCCTGGGCCAGGACGAATGGGCACGCGCAATGTTTGCGCAGCTGCTGGACAGCGACAAAGCGCTGGTGGTTGATGCCGATGCGCTGAATCTGCTGGCGCAGGATCCGCGCGCGCTGCCGGAGGCGATCCTTACGCCACATCCGGGCGAGGCCGCGCGCCTGCTCGACTGCAGTACCGCTGACATCCAGGCCGATCGCTACCGCTGTGCGCAGGCGTTGGCCGAGCGCTTCCACGCCGTGGTGGTGCTGAAGGGCGCGGGCAGCATCGTGACGGCGCCCGGGCAGGTGCCACGGCTGATTGCTGCAGGCAACCCCGGCATGGCCGTGGGGGGCATGGGCGACCTGCTCACCGGCATCATTGCCAGCCTGCGCGCGCAGGGCCTGGCCGCCTTCGACGCTGCCGCCACTGGCGCACTGCTGCACGCGCTCGCCGGCGACGCTGCGGCCGCCGACGGCGCGCGCGGCATGCTTCCCACTGATCTGCTGGTGCCGCTGCGGCAACTGGCCAACCCGGAACGCTCTTCATGA
- the xseA gene encoding exodeoxyribonuclease VII large subunit, translated as MQPRNNDILTPSQLNTLARDLLEGSFPAIWVEAELGSVARPASGHLYFTLKDARAQLRAAMFRMKAQYLKFVPREGMRVLVRGKVTLYDARGEYQMVLDHMEEAGEGALRRAFEELKARLEAEGLFDPARKRPLPAHVQRLAVITSPTGAAVRDVLSVLGRRFPLLEVDLLPTLVQGSSAAAQITRLLQAADASGRYDVILLTRGGGSLEDLWAFNDEALARAIAASRTPVVSAVGHETDFSLSDFAADLRAPTPSVAAELLVPDQRELALRLRRTVARMVQLQRHAMQQAMQRADRALLRLNAQSPQARLDLLRRRQLDLGRRLHAVFNQQQERRAARLRHAAAVLRGHHPQRQLDAMQRRLAALRGRPQAAMQRLLERDALRLRGLARSLEAVSPLATVARGYSILTRTDDGTLVRKVNQVQPGDALQARVGDGVIDVQVK; from the coding sequence ATGCAGCCACGCAACAACGACATCCTCACCCCCAGCCAGCTCAACACCCTGGCCCGCGACCTGCTGGAAGGCAGCTTCCCGGCGATCTGGGTCGAGGCCGAACTGGGCAGCGTGGCGCGTCCCGCCTCCGGGCATCTGTATTTCACCCTGAAGGATGCGCGTGCGCAGCTGCGCGCGGCAATGTTCCGGATGAAGGCGCAGTACCTGAAGTTCGTGCCGCGCGAAGGCATGCGCGTGCTGGTGCGCGGCAAGGTGACCCTGTACGACGCCCGTGGCGAGTACCAGATGGTGCTGGACCATATGGAGGAAGCCGGCGAAGGCGCACTGCGCCGCGCCTTCGAGGAGCTGAAGGCACGCCTGGAGGCCGAAGGCCTGTTCGACCCGGCACGCAAACGGCCGCTGCCGGCGCACGTGCAGCGCCTGGCGGTGATCACCTCGCCCACCGGCGCCGCCGTGCGCGACGTGCTGAGCGTGCTCGGCCGCCGCTTCCCGCTGTTGGAGGTCGACCTGCTGCCGACCCTGGTGCAGGGCAGCAGCGCCGCGGCGCAGATCACCCGGCTGCTGCAGGCCGCCGATGCCAGTGGCCGCTACGACGTGATCCTGCTGACCCGTGGCGGCGGTTCACTGGAAGACCTGTGGGCCTTCAACGATGAAGCACTGGCCCGCGCGATCGCCGCCAGCCGCACCCCGGTAGTGTCGGCGGTGGGCCATGAAACCGACTTCAGCCTCAGCGATTTTGCCGCCGACCTGCGCGCACCAACGCCGTCGGTGGCAGCCGAGCTGCTGGTACCGGACCAGCGCGAACTGGCCCTGCGCCTGCGCCGTACGGTCGCGCGCATGGTGCAGCTGCAACGGCATGCGATGCAGCAGGCGATGCAGCGTGCCGACCGCGCCCTGCTGCGCCTGAACGCACAGAGCCCGCAGGCGCGGCTGGACCTGTTGCGCCGCCGCCAGCTCGATCTGGGTCGGCGCCTGCATGCGGTCTTCAACCAGCAGCAGGAGCGCCGTGCCGCACGCCTGCGCCATGCGGCCGCGGTACTGCGCGGGCACCATCCGCAACGCCAGCTCGACGCGATGCAGCGCCGCCTGGCTGCCCTGCGCGGGCGGCCGCAGGCAGCGATGCAGCGTCTGCTGGAGCGCGATGCACTGCGACTGCGCGGACTGGCGCGTTCACTGGAAGCGGTGAGCCCGTTGGCCACCGTGGCCCGTGGCTACAGCATCCTGACCCGCACTGACGATGGCACGCTGGTACGGAAGGTCAACCAGGTGCAGCCCGGTGACGCGCTGCAGGCCCGCGTTGGCGACGGCGTGATCGACGTGCAGGTCAAGTAA
- the tsaE gene encoding tRNA (adenosine(37)-N6)-threonylcarbamoyltransferase complex ATPase subunit type 1 TsaE encodes MTEFFLADSDATELLGQWLAATRPPQALIELRGDLGAGKSTTARALLRALGVQGAIRSPTYTLVERYPLASGGEAWHLDLYRIGQAGELDFLGLDEGSAMLWLVEWPERGAGALPPTDLVVALEIEGQGRRVRLTGASDVGHEWLKRLPQGGDLQAISVG; translated from the coding sequence ATGACTGAATTCTTCCTTGCCGACAGCGATGCCACCGAACTGCTCGGGCAGTGGCTGGCGGCAACCCGACCGCCGCAGGCGCTGATCGAACTGCGCGGCGACCTCGGCGCTGGCAAGTCCACCACCGCACGCGCACTGCTGCGCGCACTGGGCGTGCAGGGCGCGATCCGCAGCCCGACCTATACCCTGGTCGAGCGCTATCCGCTTGCCAGCGGTGGCGAGGCCTGGCACCTGGACCTGTACCGGATCGGCCAGGCCGGCGAACTCGATTTCCTGGGCCTGGACGAGGGCAGCGCGATGTTGTGGCTGGTGGAATGGCCGGAACGCGGCGCTGGCGCGCTGCCGCCGACCGACCTGGTGGTGGCGTTGGAGATCGAGGGGCAGGGGCGCCGCGTCCGTCTCACCGGAGCCAGCGACGTCGGACATGAGTGGCTGAAGCGGCTTCCCCAAGGGGGCGACTTGCAGGCCATTTCTGTCGGCTGA
- a CDS encoding formylglycine-generating enzyme family protein: MRFPLSPVLCTALAVALAGCTPSPSAPAERAASEEARAAEGADTGANASSQAGQGSVTIAGEDAAEDVQQWTPPRVDRQGRSLAQLRRAAEQAFAEGRLYEDADAAIPLWLAVQEEDPDDRQARLGLQRARQRLQQLADALLVRPLKQREALAEASRQALVLLTLSPKDEQVRALQARVELAQRVVAYNRAGEEDLRSDRIGEDGDGAIGNFREALALDEDNSRARQGLAAAESGLIRRAEQAARARDFASAGTWLAEASKVRDSSPTIADAFERIEQIRAATLLQLRDDGLLDLATPQGLKPAREKLAEALRIALPGDAVVGQLRERIDLATHYGSFRPGQVFSDAMRDGGRGPQMVVVPHGGFQMGAGDAEPGSSDAERPSHYVRFDRGFAMAITEITVSDFERYVKASNARPRATRRGHSVVYDERSGNFIRRSGVDWRSDYDGGRALGNSPVMHVSVRDAENYAAWLSEQTGRSYRLPSEAEFEYALRAGSSGRYPWGDAGVPPPGSGNFTGSKDVSPSGRHWHNAFIGYGDGWWGPAPVASFQANAFGLHDMGGNLSEWVADCWHASYRRAPSDGVAWFNPGCRSRVIRGGNWANAPEQTRAAWRQSQDSDTTNARIGFRLVRGI; the protein is encoded by the coding sequence TTGCGTTTTCCGTTGTCGCCCGTGTTGTGCACCGCCCTGGCCGTGGCCCTGGCCGGCTGCACGCCGTCGCCGTCCGCGCCGGCGGAACGGGCCGCCAGCGAAGAGGCGCGCGCGGCCGAGGGCGCCGACACCGGCGCCAATGCCAGTTCGCAGGCCGGGCAGGGCAGCGTGACCATCGCCGGTGAAGATGCCGCCGAGGACGTACAGCAGTGGACGCCGCCACGGGTGGACCGCCAGGGCCGCAGCCTTGCCCAGTTGCGGCGCGCCGCCGAGCAGGCGTTCGCTGAAGGCCGGCTCTATGAAGATGCGGATGCCGCCATTCCGCTGTGGCTGGCGGTGCAGGAAGAAGACCCGGATGACCGCCAGGCCCGGCTGGGCCTGCAGCGTGCCCGCCAGCGACTGCAGCAGCTGGCCGATGCCCTGCTGGTGCGGCCGCTGAAGCAGCGCGAGGCGCTGGCCGAGGCCAGCCGCCAGGCACTGGTGTTGCTGACCCTGTCGCCGAAGGACGAGCAGGTGCGTGCGCTGCAGGCGCGGGTGGAGCTGGCGCAACGGGTGGTGGCCTACAACCGTGCTGGCGAGGAGGACCTGCGCTCGGACCGTATCGGTGAGGATGGCGACGGTGCCATCGGCAACTTCCGTGAGGCGCTGGCGCTGGATGAAGACAACAGCCGCGCACGGCAGGGCCTGGCCGCAGCCGAGAGCGGGTTGATCCGCCGTGCCGAACAGGCTGCTCGGGCGCGCGATTTCGCCAGTGCGGGTACCTGGCTGGCCGAAGCCAGCAAAGTGCGCGATTCGTCGCCGACGATCGCCGACGCCTTCGAACGCATCGAGCAGATCCGCGCCGCCACGCTGCTGCAGCTGCGTGATGACGGACTGCTTGACCTTGCCACGCCACAAGGCCTGAAGCCGGCGCGCGAGAAGCTGGCCGAGGCGCTTCGCATCGCTCTGCCGGGTGATGCAGTGGTGGGCCAGCTTCGCGAGCGCATCGACCTGGCCACCCATTACGGGAGCTTCCGGCCGGGACAGGTGTTCAGTGATGCGATGCGCGATGGGGGGCGCGGACCGCAGATGGTGGTGGTGCCCCACGGTGGCTTCCAGATGGGTGCAGGCGATGCCGAGCCGGGCTCGAGTGATGCCGAGCGTCCGTCGCACTACGTGCGCTTCGATCGCGGCTTTGCCATGGCGATCACCGAGATCACCGTCAGCGATTTCGAGCGCTACGTGAAAGCCTCCAATGCGCGCCCGCGCGCGACCCGGCGTGGCCATTCGGTGGTCTACGACGAACGCAGCGGCAATTTCATCCGCCGCAGCGGCGTGGACTGGCGTTCCGACTACGACGGCGGTCGCGCGCTGGGCAACTCGCCGGTGATGCACGTCAGTGTGCGTGATGCCGAGAATTATGCGGCGTGGCTGTCCGAGCAGACTGGCCGCAGCTACCGGCTGCCCAGCGAAGCCGAGTTCGAGTACGCGCTGCGCGCTGGCAGCAGTGGCCGCTATCCGTGGGGCGATGCCGGCGTGCCGCCGCCAGGCAGCGGCAACTTCACCGGCAGCAAGGACGTTTCGCCTTCGGGACGGCACTGGCACAACGCGTTTATCGGGTACGGCGATGGCTGGTGGGGGCCGGCGCCGGTGGCCAGCTTCCAGGCCAATGCCTTCGGTCTGCACGATATGGGCGGCAACCTCAGCGAATGGGTGGCCGACTGCTGGCATGCCAGCTACCGCCGCGCACCGTCCGATGGCGTCGCCTGGTTCAACCCGGGCTGCCGGTCGCGGGTGATCCGCGGTGGCAACTGGGCCAATGCCCCCGAGCAGACCCGCGCGGCCTGGCGGCAGTCCCAGGATTCGGATACCACCAATGCCCGCATCGGCTTCCGCCTGGTGCGCGGCATCTGA